The following proteins are encoded in a genomic region of Xenopus laevis strain J_2021 chromosome 3L, Xenopus_laevis_v10.1, whole genome shotgun sequence:
- the lhfpl3.L gene encoding LHFPL tetraspan subfamily member 3 protein isoform X2 codes for MPDAGLVMLSPQEAAKIYHANYIRNSRAIGVLWAIFTICFAILNIVCFTQPYWIGDGVDTPQVGYFGLFHFCIGSGFSKELTCTGSFTEFSSIPSGAFKAASFFIGLSMTLIIGCIVSFGLFFFCNTATVYKICAWMQLCSAACLVLGCMIFPDGWDADEVKRMCGEKTDKYSLGACSVRWAYILAIIGILDALILSFLAFVLGNRLDSLMAEQLKLESKVLLS; via the exons ATGCCAGATGCTGGTTTAGTCATGTTATCCCCTCAAGAAGCAGCCAAGATTTACCATGCTAATTACATTCGGAACTCTCGGGCAATTGGGGTGCTGTGGGCAATATTTACCATTTGCTTCGCCATTCTCAACATCGTGTGTTTCACCCAGCCGTACTGGATCGGGGATGGAGTGGACACCCCACAGGTCGGCTACTTTGGCCTCTTCCATTTTTGCATCGGCAGTGGCTTTTCAAAGGAGCTCACTTGTACAGGAAGCTTTACCGAATTCTCCTCCATCCCTTCGGGAGCCTTCAAAGCCGCATCTTTCTTCATTGGCCTGTCCATGACCCTCATCATTGGTTGCATCGTGTCCTTCGGGCTCTTCTTCTTCTGTAACACAGCGACGGTGTATAAGATCTGCGCCTGGATGCAGCTCTGCTCTG CTGCTTGCCTTGTACTTGGTTGTATGATTTTTCCAGATGGCTGGGATGCAGACGAGGTAAAGCGAATGTGTGGAGAAAAGACTGATAAATACTCTCTTGGAGCATGTTCGGTGCGTTGGGCATATATTCTAGCAATCATTGGAATCCTGGATGCCCTCATACTTTCGTTTCTGGCTTTTGTGCTTGGTAATAGGCTGGACAGTTTAATGGCAGAGCAATTGAAATTGGAAAGTAAAG TTTTATTAAGCTAA
- the lhfpl3.L gene encoding LHFPL tetraspan subfamily member 3 protein isoform X1, whose protein sequence is MPDAGLVMLSPQEAAKIYHANYIRNSRAIGVLWAIFTICFAILNIVCFTQPYWIGDGVDTPQVGYFGLFHFCIGSGFSKELTCTGSFTEFSSIPSGAFKAASFFIGLSMTLIIGCIVSFGLFFFCNTATVYKICAWMQLCSAACLVLGCMIFPDGWDADEVKRMCGEKTDKYSLGACSVRWAYILAIIGILDALILSFLAFVLGNRLDSLMAEQLKLESKDDGNA, encoded by the exons ATGCCAGATGCTGGTTTAGTCATGTTATCCCCTCAAGAAGCAGCCAAGATTTACCATGCTAATTACATTCGGAACTCTCGGGCAATTGGGGTGCTGTGGGCAATATTTACCATTTGCTTCGCCATTCTCAACATCGTGTGTTTCACCCAGCCGTACTGGATCGGGGATGGAGTGGACACCCCACAGGTCGGCTACTTTGGCCTCTTCCATTTTTGCATCGGCAGTGGCTTTTCAAAGGAGCTCACTTGTACAGGAAGCTTTACCGAATTCTCCTCCATCCCTTCGGGAGCCTTCAAAGCCGCATCTTTCTTCATTGGCCTGTCCATGACCCTCATCATTGGTTGCATCGTGTCCTTCGGGCTCTTCTTCTTCTGTAACACAGCGACGGTGTATAAGATCTGCGCCTGGATGCAGCTCTGCTCTG CTGCTTGCCTTGTACTTGGTTGTATGATTTTTCCAGATGGCTGGGATGCAGACGAGGTAAAGCGAATGTGTGGAGAAAAGACTGATAAATACTCTCTTGGAGCATGTTCGGTGCGTTGGGCATATATTCTAGCAATCATTGGAATCCTGGATGCCCTCATACTTTCGTTTCTGGCTTTTGTGCTTGGTAATAGGCTGGACAGTTTAATGGCAGAGCAATTGAAATTGGAAAGTAAAG ATGATGGAAATGCCTAA